From the genome of Halictus rubicundus isolate RS-2024b chromosome 2, iyHalRubi1_principal, whole genome shotgun sequence, one region includes:
- the Rpl6 gene encoding ribosomal protein L6 — MTKVKEDKDTKVTSQEKKSPSDQKSGKKGRIKPRNYDLGNGVYRFSRTRMFHKKAIYKFMDKKTPKTVKPKKPVTIEKKISGDKNGEKRIVLLKKRRANYPTADPVTVHHSKKCFRDHQRYLRPTLKPGTICILLAGAHKGKRVIFLKQLKSGLLLVTGPFLINGCPLRRVSQNYVIATSTCVNISGLKVPDHVNDDYFKRKREKRAKKEEGDIFTKKKDKYKASEQRRTDQKAVDKFIISAIKRNKEKKLLFTYLSAMFGLRSSQYPHRLKF, encoded by the exons ATGACAAAGGTTAAGGAAGATAAGGATACAAAAGTAACGTCCCAGGAGAAGAAATCTCCTTCGGACCAAAAAAGTGGAAAGAAGGGTCGCATCAAGCCAAGGAATTATGATTTAGGAAATGGTGTTTATAGATTCAGCCGTACTCGCATGTTCCATAAGAAAGCCATCTACAAGTTCATGGATAAAAAGACTCCAAAAACT GTCAAACCCAAAAAGCCAGTAACTATTGAGAAGAAAATTAGTGGTGACAAGAATGGAGAAAAACGTATCGTATTATTGAAGAAAAGACGTGCAAACTACCCAACTGCAGATCCAGTGACTGTACACCAttctaaaaaatgtttccgtGATCATCAACGTTATCTGAGGCCAACTTTGAAACCAGGAACAATTTGCATCTTGCTTGCCGGTGCTCATAAAGGAAAACGAGTTATTTTCTTGAAACAACTCAAGAGTGGCTTACTCCTTGTTACTG GCCCATTCCTGATTAACGGTTGCCCACTTAGAAGAGTTAGTCAGAACTACGTGATTGCCACATCTACTTGTGTTAACATTTCGGGTTTGAAGGTCCCAGACCATGTTAATGATGATTACTTCAAGAGGAAACGCGAGAAACGAGCAAAGAAGGAAGAAGGTGATATTTTCACCAAGAAAAAGGATAAATATAAAGCAAGTGAACAGAGGAGAACTGACCAGAAAGCAgtcgataaatttattatttctgccatcaagagaaacaaagaaaagaaattgttgtttaCTTATTTGTCTGCTATGTTTGGCTTGAGAAGCAGCCAATACCCACACAGGCTAAAGTTCTAA